GTATTTTCCTTCAGGTACTGTGCCAAGGCGAGTTTGCTTGGGAATTCTGCAGTGCCGGATCTATTCCTCCGGACGGTGTCGTCGCGGGACAAACTGCCGACGGCGAGCCTCTCTACGTCGGACGCATCCTTCACAATGGATCTCAGACCATCGGCAAGGTCCGTATTTGCTCGCAAGGTTCTGGATTCTGTTTTTCGCATTCTTTCGCCGATTCGACGCGTTGTTTTTCCAGGTCCAAGCGAGCCACGGCTGTCTCTACATCCCCTTCGACGGCGAAGAGCTTTCATTTACGGACTACGAAGTCTTGGTCCTCCACTAACATCGGTCGGAAGgaattacaattacattacTCGAAATTGTTTTCTACATTCGTTAATTGCGCGTATTCTATGAATATTAGTTAAAATTCTCCTGTCAATCATCACGATTACGTAAATTAAACCTTTGTCAGCCAAGTTGTAAACAACTTGTAAATACCAATTCAACGATGTATCAAATTCGTATTCATTACCGTCCCGCCTTCTGCGCCTAAACATATTGCTATTTTTTAGGGCAAATCAAAATAGGATGTTCATCATCACTGTACGTACGGTGGCCTGAAGTCAGTAGTAGCGGACGAATTATCAACAAATAATCACTCAACCCTCGATTACTTTTGCATACGGAActataaacataaaaaaagcaacaataacggcaacaacaacaacaacaacaataataataataacagccAAAATCCGAGCCAAGTCAACGTCCGACGATTCGTTCAATGGGAATTATAATCCGGGGTTTCGGACTTGTGATATATTACTGTGGTATAGGTATTCgcgcacattttttttttcatcttgcGTGCCAAATCACATTTAATACCATGACTTTGTACGAACCCTGTAATTATATTACGATCAAAGCATATACAGGCGGATCTACGCAGTTCCAACTCGATTCTACCATTACACGTGTGCTACGGATAGTGTATAAGTATCATCGTGCTTGCGAAGAATAATGCTACGCGGTGAACGATATAGAAAAAACGAACCGGTACTCAGAAGTTGTTTCCGAGactattaaattattatagcAGAATGACGCTTACCGTTGCTCCTGTACCCGGTACGATCCGAATACCAAATTCTCTCTGCTTGAAATTGCTCGCGATCAACCGGTCGACTACGCACGTGAATTACGTGATACAAAAATCATGCTTACCAATGTCAAAGCGATAATGAACCTGGCTATCGGCGTATTTGAGCAACCCTGAAACGTTAATTGCTCTCCAAAAATTCTTAAAGCTGTACTTTCGGTGCAGGTTTATACCGATTTTTGTATTCGTTATCTTTGAGAGTTTCGTTTCGATTGCGAGTACGTGTAaatgaaaatccgaaaaaagTGTTACAGGGTGGCGACAGACCGGGAAGATTCAGAAAAAGTCAGGAAATTACAATGGACCGTAGATAAGAACgtacttttttcaaacttcagcCATGCTTGGTAAGTTCAGTTGTAAGCTAACTTTCGGAAATGGTATACtgttcaatttctaattatttgtcTGAAGCGAAACAATACTTTGTGCATTTAGATCCAAATTCATATATCCATGGCGCCCAACTTCTGGACCTTTTGGTCATAGAAGCTGCCCAACATTCCTAAGTTTCGTGATGAAAATTCAGGgaatttggaatatttttacggGGAAAAGTCAGAGAATATTATTTAACGAAAATCGTCGCCACTCCATAGCCTACGGGGAAAGTGTtaaggaaaattttcacaactttCCACGGCTGATTTTAACAACAAGGAAGTAAGCGTGGAGTTATACttaaatataggtatgtacacacatgtTTACGACGAAGCAAATACTGCACGTATACAAACGCGTTGACCCAAGCAAGAAGCAAGACATTGTGATTTAAATTTGGTCACGCTTCGACCAGTATAAACTGTATAATATGATACCTATGGCATCGCGCGATCACTTTCGCGTACGCTTAACGACCTGTGTCGTATAACTTTTACGGTTCCTACAACTTGCCGGCAGATTATCTAGTTCTATTCGATATAGGTAACCACAGATTCAATTATTCACGTTCAATGTCTGGTGAGTAAATGCGTTTTGCGCTTTaatagtatttttatttcttttttttttctccccatttagacggttaatttttctgttttttaacGCATCTACTAATCGACACTAAAACCATAAAAAATGTTGAGGCGTAGATTAACAATATCGTAAACTAACTTCCAGGCTTATGCATAAAATAAGAGGTACCTGAGCCGCGAAGGCTgcggagatatttttttttttttcaaaccttacGCGGTAATGCGAAATAAAATCAATCACAGGCACCGTGCCATTCCAGTATAGGTATAGTGTATATATTCCAAAGTTGTGTCGGTGAATGGCACGATTGAATTGCATAAGAGTGAGAAAACAAGAGCGAAAaacctgtgaaaaaaaattacaaaataaataactttCAATCATATTCTATACGTAATTTGTGGGAGCGTGGATTTTAACGAGTTATGTAGAGAATTCGATTTTCTCGCATACTGCTTATCGACAAAGTGcaaataatagtaaaacaTGACATTATTCGCGGCGACACTTGTAATTAACTATGAATATATATCGCCCGTTTTATAATAATGAGATTCGCGATGCTGTAACGATTGCCGTAAATATGGGAGGTTTTCTACATGGTCTACATGAACTCCCGCGTATTgggtatacacacacacacacacacacacacatatatgtctATTTCTATAGTTGTACAACGTGCAGTGTATGTGTACGCGAGAAGAGCGATTCACTAATCGGATGTTGAGTAATCGAGTGAAATTGCTCGAACCTTGTAAGTCGTTGGTAAAGGTTGATGGTTGATTCATATATTTGTTTTGTATCTGATTCGCCATGAGCGATAACGCGACTATTTTGACTCTTCGGGTAGTGCGAATTACTTGTTGGTAAGAAATGTTCGGCTAGTCGGGGACGCGGAAACTTTCCTCGTTTTGTCATCgttgtatttttgtttataaaaaggTATCTTCCTTATTAATCGTCCTGAACCTTTACGTCAGCTGCAGTGCGTGTCGCGAATCACCGTTACATAAGAACCGAAATGCCGATCGAAACTCGATATCTTCGATCCTGAAATTGCTATAGGTAAAATAATCATCGGTTGATGTCGCGTATggttgtataattattgacaTATTCACCGAACGCGTTTAAAAGCAATGGTCGGTTAAAAGTGTTCCCTGACGAGATATGAAACAAGATATTACATCACAAAACTCACACGATAGATGACGGttgatatttgatatttttcttcttctcttcctctCCGCCGTGTCAATCAATTCGAAGCTTCGCCCAAAGATGCCGGACCAACTgcgcagaattttttttaccaccgtTTCAAGTGTGTGTAGAATTTAACCATTAGCCGGGATTCCAAGTAGTGCGAAGTTGGAAGAAGACAAACATACGCCCAAGTGATAAATAAAAGTTAAACATTGCTAGCACCGATCCTTTTCGCAATGAGTACAGGTGCCTGTGTAATTAtaacgatgatgacgatgatgaagCTCTTCTCCGGGCGGATtggatgaaaacaaatttttaccgGTGGAATGAGTAGGTAGAAAAATAGGGAAATAACTCGATCAATGTTACAAAGCCTCTCGTTACTTGTTTGTATAATATTGGCACATTTTCAACTCCGGAGTCGAAGTGGAAACAATTATCGCCTCGGTGGTGTCAATAATCGTGACAATCGTACGCGTGATCGCAGTTCTAGTTACACGAGCGCAAAACGTTATTTCACAAATGTATTCCTGTGAGTGGGCGACGATAATTGCGAAAGGATCAAGAAGGCAAAAGAATTCTCGTTACTACGACACGTGGGTTCGGGTGttacgagaagaaaaaaaagttaatttcAGTTTAAGGTCCTTAAATAAGTTTCGACAGAGTAGATTTGTCCTAAAATCGTGAGAGAACTTTTCCGAAGAGCCTtcaattcaaacaaaaaagtgACTCTTTACAGAgaagattgaaatatttccatgACCGTTGTTTCGTGTCAGCTCTGCGTGTATTTTCACAGCTAGAAAATGTTGCCTGCATATAACCGCAAGCCGGATAATTGTTGCAGAGGCACCTGACATTCATGTTCGTGCAAAGAATTAACGTCAGATTTGCCTGTTTTTGTAACAATAACTACATATTCATTAATCCAAATGAGACAGGATTCTGATGATTTGCAAGCGTCACGTCATTAATTATCAGGCTATTGTCTGGACCATGAAATTGCTTTCTTACATGTGAATAA
Above is a genomic segment from Neodiprion pinetum isolate iyNeoPine1 chromosome 1, iyNeoPine1.2, whole genome shotgun sequence containing:
- the LOC138191022 gene encoding uncharacterized protein isoform X2 yields the protein MPAYRWVSRSGGRPLPENAIRGGRDKDGSEIYVGRAFHEGDMIPAKVIPDKGIAYVCWNGQEHPKDEYEVLCQGEFAWEFCSAGSIPPDGVVAGQTADGEPLYVGRILHNGSQTIGKVQASHGCLYIPFDGEELSFTDYEVLVLH